From a region of the Dehalococcoidia bacterium genome:
- the lipB gene encoding lipoyl(octanoyl) transferase LipB codes for MSGTTVHLLRPGTVDYHHALSWQQLLARGVRDGTGQETLLLLQHPPVYTLGRRAKAEHILVDPAEILARGAEIVDADRGGDITFHGPGQLVGYPVLDLRGRGILPGDYVRLLEDMLVRALAEFGIPGERVQGRPGVWAGGAKIAAIGVRVREGVTTHGFALNVSTDLSWFEAIVPCGLRDASVTSMAALLAEAPPMDAVQDAVAEAFAVSFGVALIEGGFAVPAPAGERLAVIGR; via the coding sequence ATGAGCGGTACCACCGTCCACCTCCTCCGCCCCGGGACTGTTGACTACCACCACGCCTTGTCGTGGCAGCAGCTTCTGGCGCGAGGAGTGCGAGATGGCACCGGGCAGGAGACGCTCCTCCTCCTGCAGCACCCGCCCGTCTACACGCTTGGCCGCCGCGCGAAGGCCGAGCACATTCTCGTCGACCCGGCCGAGATCCTGGCCCGCGGCGCGGAGATCGTCGACGCCGACCGGGGCGGCGACATCACCTTCCACGGCCCGGGCCAGCTCGTCGGCTATCCAGTCCTGGACCTGCGCGGACGGGGCATCCTGCCCGGCGACTACGTCCGCCTCCTCGAGGATATGCTCGTGCGGGCGTTGGCGGAGTTCGGCATCCCAGGCGAGCGCGTCCAGGGGCGGCCAGGAGTCTGGGCCGGAGGCGCCAAGATCGCCGCTATCGGCGTGCGGGTGCGCGAGGGCGTGACCACGCACGGCTTCGCCCTCAACGTGAGCACGGACCTCTCCTGGTTCGAAGCCATCGTCCCCTGCGGGCTCAGGGACGCAAGCGTCACCAGCATGGCGGCGCTGCTCGCCGAGGCCCCGCCGATGGATGCGGTCCAGGACGCGGTGGCGGAGGCCTTCGCCGTCAGCTTCGGCGTGGCACTGATCGAAGGCGGCTTCGCCGTCCCTGCGCCCGCGGGCGAGAGGTTGGCCGTCATTGGTCGCTGA
- a CDS encoding RNase H family protein, whose product MCSSAGALVSTKVNLCQECGKEFEPAPELAQMFPLWQLVRCLSCGSRERPREALVTVDPVLETTSGGPDHGIFVGASCDPNPGPGGWAAVRVLGGAVVREVFGEEPATTSSRMELRAVIEGMRMASPAERVTVYSSSQTVVNTLKDWAPAWARNDWRRGPKGERVSNLDLVAEAYRTYLGRPNATLVWLTSNGPSKWARYAHALSRSYLFGAA is encoded by the coding sequence ATGTGCAGCTCTGCGGGTGCCCTGGTTTCCACGAAGGTCAATCTCTGCCAGGAGTGCGGAAAGGAGTTCGAGCCCGCGCCCGAGCTGGCCCAGATGTTCCCGCTCTGGCAGCTCGTACGCTGCCTGTCATGCGGCTCGAGAGAGCGGCCGCGGGAGGCGCTGGTCACCGTGGATCCCGTGCTCGAGACGACGTCAGGCGGGCCGGACCACGGCATCTTCGTCGGCGCGTCCTGCGACCCCAATCCGGGGCCGGGAGGCTGGGCCGCGGTGCGGGTCCTGGGAGGGGCGGTCGTCCGCGAGGTCTTCGGGGAAGAGCCCGCCACGACGAGCAGCAGGATGGAGCTGCGCGCCGTGATCGAGGGGATGCGCATGGCGTCGCCCGCGGAGCGCGTCACGGTCTACTCGAGCAGCCAGACCGTCGTGAACACGCTGAAGGACTGGGCGCCGGCCTGGGCCCGGAACGACTGGCGGCGCGGCCCCAAGGGAGAGCGAGTCTCCAATCTGGACCTGGTCGCGGAGGCCTACCGGACCTACCTTGGCCGGCCCAACGCTACACTGGTCTGGCTGACCAGCAACGGGCCGTCGAAGTGGGCGCGCTACGCCCACGCCCTTTCGCGCTCATACCTCTTCGGCGCTGCCTGA
- a CDS encoding OsmC family protein, which yields MEKVTVQTLADHNYALFVNDGRHGFVADEPEEVGGDGLGPNPYELLLAALGACTAMTLVMYARRKEWPLYEVSVHLEHERVFARDCEECTAEEVEAAGPGGRIEVIRRHVSLRGDLDDAQVARLLEIADRCPVHRTLQHPPKVLTSIACGP from the coding sequence ATGGAGAAGGTGACAGTCCAGACACTGGCCGACCACAACTACGCCCTCTTCGTGAACGACGGCCGCCACGGCTTCGTAGCCGACGAGCCGGAGGAGGTAGGCGGCGACGGGCTCGGCCCGAACCCTTACGAGCTGCTGCTGGCCGCCCTCGGCGCCTGCACGGCAATGACCCTGGTCATGTACGCCCGGCGCAAGGAATGGCCGCTATACGAGGTCTCCGTACACCTCGAGCACGAGCGCGTCTTCGCTCGCGACTGCGAGGAGTGCACGGCGGAGGAAGTCGAGGCCGCGGGCCCGGGTGGGCGCATCGAGGTGATCCGTCGCCACGTCTCGCTCCGCGGCGACCTCGATGACGCCCAGGTGGCGCGCCTCCTGGAGATTGCCGACCGCTGTCCCGTGCACCGCACGCTGCAGCATCCGCCGAAGGTGCTGACGAGCATCGCCTGCGGCCCCTGA